From the Girardinichthys multiradiatus isolate DD_20200921_A chromosome 22, DD_fGirMul_XY1, whole genome shotgun sequence genome, one window contains:
- the LOC124858750 gene encoding dual specificity phosphatase 29-like isoform X1 has product MGVSRSATLVLAFLMIVEGLHLQEAVVAVRQHRDICPNPGFLMQLRCLDMSLERERRRKRQAQALGYLAEQGKTPSLSELRQILWTNRKPVGSINEVWPKLYVGDESVARDKARLSSLGVTHVLNAAAGQHRINTGQKFYTDIEVVYHGVEAPDHPEFNLHPFFNSAAQFIDSALKENGMYAFMWNNRGKMTSRVLKSRRSNPYAAVQVYHDSDYITPGTLDLEQLFWTGTTAQYTHVNQVWPRIYIGDEKTALERPRLRDLGVTHVLNAAEGKWNNVLTGANYYSDLNMQYFGVEADDKPTFNISQYFFAAAEFIHEALSHPQNKVLVHCVMGRSRSATLVLAYLMMKNSLTVVEAIEHVRQHRCILPNHGFLKQLRALDITLQEDKLRRRRDMEDQACKTST; this is encoded by the exons ATGGGTGTGAGCCGCTCTGCAACACTAGTGTTGGCCTTTCTGATGATCGTTGAGGGCCTGCATCTGCAGGAGGCGGTGGTTGCTGTAAGGCAGCACAGAGACATCTGTCCCAACCCAGGCTTCCTAATGCAGCTGCGTTGCCTCGACATGAGtctagagagagagaggagaagaaaaaGACAGGCCCAGGCATT AGGTTATTTAGCCGAGCAGGGCAAAACACCATCCCTGTCAGAACTGAGGCAAATACTGTGGACCAACAGGAAGCCTGTAGGGTCTATAAATGAAGTGTGGCCAAAACTCTATGTTGGAGATGA GTCTGTTGCTCGAGATAAAGCCAGACTGTCATCTCTGGGTGTGACTCACGTACTAAACGCTGCAGCAGGTCAACACCGGATCAACACGGGTCAGAAGTTTTACACCGACATTGAAGTGGTGTACCATGGTGTTGAAGCTCCAGACCATCCAGAGTTTAATCTCCACCCTTTTTTCAACTCTGCTGCCCAGTTCATAGACAGCGCTCTGAAGGAAAACg GGATGTATGCATTTATGTGGAATAACAGAGGAAAGATGACCTCCCGTGTGCTGAAATCCAGAAGAAGTAATCCATATGCAGCAGTTCAGGTGTACCATGACAGTGACTACATCACACCCGGAACATTAGACCTGGAACAGCTTTTCTGGACCGGCACCACAGCTCAATATACACATGTCAATCAGGTCTGGCCAAGAATTTACATTGGGGATGA gaaaacagcTCTCGAGCGGCCTAGGCTCAGGGATTTGGGTGTCACTCATGTCCTGAATGCAGCAGAAGGAAAGTGGAACAATGTGCTGACTGGTGCTAATTACTACAGCGACCTGAACATGCAGTATTTTGGTGTGGAAGCTGATGACAAACCCACCTTCAACATCTCCCAGTACTTCTTTGCTGCAGCAGAGTTCATCCATGAGGCCCTCAGCCACCCACAGA ATAAGGTGCTGGTTCACTGTGTGATGGGCCGAAGCAGGTCAGCCACTCTGGTCTTGGCGTACCTGATGATGAAGAACAGCTTAACTGTAGTGGAAGCTATTGAGCATGTCCGGCAGCACCGCTGCATCCTGCCTAATCATGGCTTCCTGAAACAGCTCAGAGCGCTGGATATCACGCTGCAAGAAGACAAGCTGAGACGGAGAAGAGACATGGAAGACCAAGCATGCAAAACATCAACATAA
- the LOC124858750 gene encoding dual specificity phosphatase 29-like isoform X2: MYAFMWNNRGKMTSRVLKSRRSNPYAAVQVYHDSDYITPGTLDLEQLFWTGTTAQYTHVNQVWPRIYIGDEKTALERPRLRDLGVTHVLNAAEGKWNNVLTGANYYSDLNMQYFGVEADDKPTFNISQYFFAAAEFIHEALSHPQNKVLVHCVMGRSRSATLVLAYLMMKNSLTVVEAIEHVRQHRCILPNHGFLKQLRALDITLQEDKLRRRRDMEDQACKTST, from the exons ATGTATGCATTTATGTGGAATAACAGAGGAAAGATGACCTCCCGTGTGCTGAAATCCAGAAGAAGTAATCCATATGCAGCAGTTCAGGTGTACCATGACAGTGACTACATCACACCCGGAACATTAGACCTGGAACAGCTTTTCTGGACCGGCACCACAGCTCAATATACACATGTCAATCAGGTCTGGCCAAGAATTTACATTGGGGATGA gaaaacagcTCTCGAGCGGCCTAGGCTCAGGGATTTGGGTGTCACTCATGTCCTGAATGCAGCAGAAGGAAAGTGGAACAATGTGCTGACTGGTGCTAATTACTACAGCGACCTGAACATGCAGTATTTTGGTGTGGAAGCTGATGACAAACCCACCTTCAACATCTCCCAGTACTTCTTTGCTGCAGCAGAGTTCATCCATGAGGCCCTCAGCCACCCACAGA ATAAGGTGCTGGTTCACTGTGTGATGGGCCGAAGCAGGTCAGCCACTCTGGTCTTGGCGTACCTGATGATGAAGAACAGCTTAACTGTAGTGGAAGCTATTGAGCATGTCCGGCAGCACCGCTGCATCCTGCCTAATCATGGCTTCCTGAAACAGCTCAGAGCGCTGGATATCACGCTGCAAGAAGACAAGCTGAGACGGAGAAGAGACATGGAAGACCAAGCATGCAAAACATCAACATAA
- the LOC124858751 gene encoding dual specificity protein phosphatase 13-like translates to MPVTKLMKGRWAVVAGAAQASAQSRTLCTGRMSRNSQRQNLVVIKELELILDSCTLELTPVDEVWPNLYIGNVAVAQNKNTLHKFSITHVLNAAHSKQGSIGDQSFYGNTCVYFGIPAEDSDHFDLSQYFKSAADFIHKGLKSKDGKVLVHCIMGVSRSATLVLAYLMLSHRFSLRDALRHVVKKRAIYPNRNFLTLLLKLDEELTRKRMLCPVL, encoded by the exons ATGCCTGTCACCAAGCTGATGAAGGGGCGGTGGGCTGTGGTAGCAGGGGCAGCACAGGCGTCTGCTCAAAGTCGGACTCTGTGCACAGGAAGAATGTCGAGGAACAGCCAGCGGCAGAACCTGGTGGTCATTAAAGAACTTGAGCTCATCTTGGACTCCTGCACACTGGAGCTCACGCCTGTGGATGAAGTCTGGCCCAACTTGTACATAGGAAATGT GGCTGTTgcacagaataaaaacacattacataAGTTTAGCATCACTCATGTCCTGAACGCAGCACACTCCAAGCAGGGCAGCATCGGTGACCAGAGCTTTTATGGGAACACGTGTGTTTACTTTGGCATCCCAGCGGAAGATTCAGACCACTTTGACCTCAGTCAATACTTTAAATCTGCTGCCGACTTCATTCATAAAGGCCTTAAAAGCAAAGATG GAAAAGTGTTGGTTCACTGCATCATGGGTGTGAGTCGATCGGCCACTTTGGTCCTAGCCTACCTCATGCTGAGTCATCGTTTCTCACTAAGAGATGCTCTGAGACATGTTGTGAAAAAACGGGCCATTTATCCCAACCGGAACTTCCTGACGCTCCTCCTAAAGCTGGACGAAGAGCTGACCAGAAAAAGGATGCTGTGTCCCGTTCTCTGA
- the LOC124858752 gene encoding dual specificity protein phosphatase 13-like, translating into MGEKCVTEDSKQTDTKEEEEQTCSTGDTPTLQELEELLHSAPRSCHHADEVWPNLFLGDMFMSHDKFGLWQLGITHVLNASHGKLCCKGSDDFYGTTVKYYGVPANDLPTFNLSPFFYPAAEFIHLALLSGGKIFVHCAVGVSRSAALVLAYLMIHHHFSLLSSIRCVQQKRWIFPNRGFIRQLIDLEQTLRVERKN; encoded by the exons ATGGGAGAGAAATGTGTTACAGAGGACTCAAAGCAGACAGATACGAAAGAGGAGGAAGAACAGACATGCAGTACAGGTGATACTCCAACTCTTCAGGAGCTCGAGGAGCTTCTACACTCAGCTCCACGCTCGTGTCACCATGCAGATGAGGTGTGGCCGAATCTCTTTCTGGGAGACAT GTTTATGTCTCATGACAAGTTTGGACTCTGGCAGCTGGGCATCACTCATGTGCTGAACGCCTCCCATGGAAAACTCTGCTGCAAAGGCAGTGATGATTTCTATGGAACCACGGTAAAATATTACGGAGTTCCCGCCAACGACCTCCCAACATTCAATCTATCACcttttttctaccctgctgcaGAATTTATTCACCTGGCTTTGCTATCAGGAG GGAAGATTTTTGTACACTGTGCTGTGGGAGTGAGCCGCTCGGCTGCGTTGGTTTTGGCCTACCTGATGATTCATCATCACTTCAGTCTCCTGTCTTCTATACGCTGTGTGCAACAGAAGCGCTGGATTTTCCCTAACAGAGGATTTATACGACAGCTTATAGACCTGGAACAAACACTGCGtgttgaaagaaaaaattaG